The following are encoded in a window of Sulfitobacter sp. S190 genomic DNA:
- the dnaA gene encoding chromosomal replication initiator protein DnaA, whose amino-acid sequence MTKDDWGSVKKRLLKTVGQNNYTTWIDPLMLKSADDGIATLNVPTTFFGNYVSQNFADLILHEMKAFDQTLSRLNFAVANKPAPVSAPATRKTDAITPAHPEVKPAKRNPVSSPFEERFKFDTFVVGKPNELAHAAARRVAEGGPVTFNPLFLYGGVGLGKTHLMHAIGQELTRRKPEMNVLYLSAEQFMYRFVQALRDRKMMDFKQMFRSVDVLMVDDVQFIAGKDSTQEEFFHTFNALVDQNKQIIISADRAPSEIKDLEDRVKSRLQCGLVVDLHPTDYELRLGILQNKVENHRESYPGLEMDDGVLEFLAHRISTNVRVLEGALTRLFAFASLVGRKIDMELTQDCLADVLRASERKITVEEIQRKVSDHYNIRLSDMIGPKRLRNFARPRQVAMYLCKHLTSRSLPEIGRRFGGRDHTTVMHGVKRIEELKVSDGQIAEDLELLRRALEG is encoded by the coding sequence ATGACAAAAGACGATTGGGGCAGTGTCAAAAAGCGGTTGCTCAAGACCGTGGGGCAGAACAACTACACAACGTGGATCGACCCGTTGATGTTGAAAAGTGCGGACGACGGCATTGCGACGCTGAATGTGCCCACCACGTTTTTTGGCAACTATGTGAGCCAGAATTTCGCCGACCTTATCCTGCACGAAATGAAAGCGTTCGATCAGACGTTGTCGCGTCTGAATTTCGCCGTTGCCAACAAGCCTGCCCCCGTCAGTGCACCGGCCACCCGCAAGACAGATGCGATCACGCCCGCGCATCCGGAGGTCAAACCGGCCAAGCGCAATCCCGTCTCGAGCCCATTCGAGGAACGGTTCAAATTCGACACCTTTGTTGTGGGCAAGCCCAACGAGCTGGCCCATGCCGCCGCGCGCCGTGTTGCCGAGGGTGGCCCCGTCACGTTCAACCCGTTGTTTTTGTACGGTGGCGTCGGTCTGGGTAAGACGCACCTGATGCACGCCATCGGTCAGGAGCTGACCCGCCGCAAGCCGGAAATGAATGTGCTCTATCTGTCGGCCGAGCAGTTCATGTACCGCTTTGTCCAGGCGCTGCGCGACCGCAAGATGATGGATTTCAAACAGATGTTCCGGTCGGTCGATGTCTTGATGGTTGATGACGTCCAGTTCATCGCCGGCAAGGACAGCACGCAGGAAGAATTCTTTCACACGTTCAACGCGCTGGTGGACCAGAACAAGCAGATCATCATCTCCGCCGACCGCGCCCCGTCCGAGATCAAGGATCTGGAGGACCGCGTCAAATCGCGTCTGCAATGTGGTCTGGTGGTCGATCTGCACCCGACCGATTACGAATTGCGGCTGGGTATTTTGCAAAACAAGGTCGAGAACCACCGCGAAAGCTATCCCGGTCTGGAGATGGACGACGGCGTGCTGGAGTTTCTGGCCCACCGGATTTCGACCAACGTGCGTGTGCTCGAGGGGGCGTTGACGCGTCTGTTTGCCTTTGCATCGCTGGTTGGCCGCAAGATCGATATGGAGTTGACGCAGGATTGTCTGGCCGATGTGCTGCGCGCGTCCGAACGCAAGATCACGGTCGAGGAAATCCAGCGCAAGGTGTCGGACCATTACAACATCCGCCTGAGCGACATGATCGGCCCCAAGCGGCTGCGCAATTTTGCCCGGCCCCGCCAAGTGGCGATGTATCTGTGCAAACACCTGACCAGCCGGTCGCTGCCCGAGATCGGGCGCCGCTTTGGCGGACGGGACCACACCACGGTCATGCACGGGGTCAAGCGGATCGAGGAATTGAAGGTTTCCGACGGCCAGATTGCCGAAGATCTGGAGCTGCTGCGCCGCGCGCTCGAAGGTTGA
- the dnaN gene encoding DNA polymerase III subunit beta, which produces MKFSIERAALLKAVSQAQSVVERRNTIPILANVLIEAEGSDVSFRATDLDIEVVDKAPAQVERAGATTVAATTLHEIVRKLPDGALVSLTADTAAGRLTVEAGRSNFSLATLPKEDFPVMASSEYASNFSAAAPALRRLFDKSKFAISTEETRYYLNGVYMHISDSEDGKMLRCVATDGHRLARIDSEMPDGATDMPGVIVPRKTVGELRKLLDDDEMKIAVSVSETKIRFATPQITLTSKVIDGTFPDYTRVIPQGNTRKLEVDAADFAKAVDRVATVSSERSRAVKLQLDEDRLVLSVNAPDSGAAEEELAVAYGDERLEIGFNAKYLLEIASQVDRENAVFLFNSSGDPTLMREGSDTSAVYVVMPMRV; this is translated from the coding sequence ATGAAATTCAGCATCGAACGCGCCGCCTTGCTCAAGGCGGTATCGCAGGCACAGTCCGTCGTCGAACGGCGCAATACCATACCGATCCTGGCGAATGTTTTGATCGAGGCCGAGGGCAGCGATGTATCGTTCCGCGCCACCGATCTGGACATCGAAGTGGTCGACAAGGCCCCCGCGCAGGTCGAACGCGCAGGCGCAACGACAGTCGCGGCGACGACCCTGCACGAGATCGTGCGCAAGTTGCCCGACGGGGCGCTTGTATCGCTGACGGCTGACACGGCGGCGGGCCGGTTGACGGTCGAGGCGGGCCGGTCGAATTTCTCGCTTGCCACGCTGCCGAAAGAAGATTTCCCGGTGATGGCGTCGTCGGAATACGCGTCCAACTTTTCGGCGGCGGCCCCCGCGCTGCGCCGTCTGTTCGACAAGTCGAAGTTTGCCATATCTACCGAAGAAACAAGGTATTACCTGAACGGCGTCTATATGCACATTTCGGACAGCGAGGACGGTAAGATGCTGCGCTGTGTGGCGACCGATGGCCACCGTTTGGCCCGCATCGACAGCGAAATGCCCGACGGTGCCACCGACATGCCGGGCGTGATTGTCCCGCGCAAGACGGTGGGCGAGTTGCGCAAGCTGCTGGACGACGACGAGATGAAGATCGCGGTGTCGGTATCGGAGACGAAGATCCGCTTTGCCACGCCCCAGATCACGCTGACGTCCAAGGTGATCGACGGGACGTTCCCCGATTACACCCGCGTCATTCCGCAGGGCAACACCCGTAAGCTGGAAGTGGACGCCGCCGATTTCGCGAAAGCGGTCGACCGTGTGGCGACGGTTTCGTCGGAGCGGTCGCGTGCGGTGAAACTGCAGCTGGACGAGGATCGGCTGGTGCTGTCGGTCAATGCGCCCGACAGCGGGGCCGCGGAAGAAGAGCTGGCGGTGGCCTACGGTGACGAACGGCTGGAAATCGGGTTCAACGCCAAATACCTTCTGGAAATCGCGAGCCAGGTGGACCGCGAGAATGCAGTGTTCCTGTTCAACTCGTCCGGCGATCCGACCCTGATGCGGGAAGGCAGTGACACGTCGGCGGTGTATGTCGTCATGCCGATGCGTGTTTGA
- the recF gene encoding DNA replication/repair protein RecF (All proteins in this family for which functions are known are DNA-binding proteins that assist the filamentation of RecA onto DNA for the initiation of recombination or recombinational repair.), whose translation MSGLHLTQLTLSHFRSHKRAVMELDPRPVAIHGDNGAGKTNILEAVSLLSPGRGLRRASAQDMTRRPEALGWKLSAVVQSQGRFSEIDIVSEAGAARQVRIDGKQAAQTHLARLTRVLWLIPSMDRLWIEGAEGRRRFLDRMTLSFLPDHAELSLTYEKAMRERNRLLKDMVREPSWYLALEAQLAEAGVAIHHNRQHALTLLRDAQAAADTAFPTATLALLCDMPETAEEMRAALADNRMRDLQAGRTLIGPHRADLYGTYAAKDVPARDCSTGEQKALLVSLILANARALAADFGAPPLLLLDEVAAHLDAGRRAALYDEIVGLGAQAWMTATEDNLFEALGDRAQYLTVREEGGVSQVLQD comes from the coding sequence ATGAGCGGTTTGCATCTGACACAACTGACGCTCAGCCACTTTCGGTCGCACAAACGCGCCGTGATGGAGCTGGATCCGCGGCCTGTGGCGATCCATGGCGACAACGGGGCGGGCAAGACCAATATCCTGGAGGCGGTTTCGCTATTGTCGCCGGGGCGGGGGTTGCGCCGCGCGAGTGCGCAGGACATGACCCGCCGGCCAGAGGCGCTGGGCTGGAAGCTTTCGGCGGTGGTGCAGTCGCAGGGGCGGTTTTCGGAGATCGACATAGTATCGGAGGCCGGTGCCGCGCGGCAGGTGCGCATTGACGGCAAACAGGCCGCGCAGACCCATCTGGCCCGGCTGACGCGTGTTCTGTGGCTGATCCCGTCGATGGACCGGCTGTGGATCGAGGGGGCCGAAGGGCGGCGGCGCTTTTTGGACCGGATGACGCTGAGTTTCCTGCCCGATCATGCGGAGCTTTCACTGACCTACGAAAAGGCGATGCGCGAGCGCAACCGGTTGCTCAAGGATATGGTGCGCGAGCCGTCGTGGTATCTCGCGCTGGAGGCGCAACTGGCGGAGGCGGGCGTGGCGATCCACCACAACCGGCAGCATGCGCTGACTCTGCTGCGCGATGCACAGGCGGCTGCCGATACGGCCTTTCCGACCGCGACGCTGGCGCTTTTGTGTGACATGCCGGAAACGGCGGAGGAGATGCGCGCGGCGCTGGCGGATAACCGCATGCGCGATTTGCAGGCAGGTCGCACGTTGATCGGGCCGCACCGTGCCGATTTGTACGGAACCTATGCGGCCAAGGATGTGCCGGCGCGCGATTGCAGCACCGGCGAGCAGAAAGCGCTGCTGGTGTCGTTGATCCTTGCCAATGCGCGGGCGCTGGCCGCGGATTTCGGGGCGCCACCGCTTTTGCTGCTGGACGAGGTCGCGGCGCATCTGGATGCGGGCCGCCGCGCGGCGCTTTACGACGAAATTGTCGGGCTGGGGGCGCAGGCGTGGATGACCGCGACGGAAGACAATCTGTTCGAGGCACTGGGCGATCGGGCGCAGTATCTGACGGTGCGCGAAGAGGGCGGCGTATCGCAGGTTTTGCAGGACTGA